One part of the Augochlora pura isolate Apur16 chromosome 3, APUR_v2.2.1, whole genome shotgun sequence genome encodes these proteins:
- the Rtp gene encoding MORN repeat-containing protein retinophilin → MGDGVVKNGAYKYEDGTKYIGDWNGKGLKHGAGSLLLTDGTRYDGGFQNGLCSGLGVIIFPDGAKYEGEFMQGWFHGHGVFWRSDGMKFEGEFRGGRVWGLGLITYSDGSHGFPRNEGFFQDCKLVRRKHCPDIVQKAQKISMMARAQCN, encoded by the exons ATGGGTGATG GTGTGGTAAAAAATGGTGCTTATAAATATGAAGATGGTACAAAGTATATTGGAGATTGGAATGGAAAAGGTTTAAAGCATGGTGCTGGTTCTTTGCTCCTAACTGATGGAACACGTTACGATGGTGGTTTTCAAAATGGATTGTGCTCTGGTTTAGGAGTAATAATTTTCCCAGACGGAGCAAA GTATGAAGGTGAATTTATGCAAGGATGGTTTCATGGCCATGGAGTGTTTTGGAGATCGGATGGAATGAAATTTGAAGGAGAATTTCGTGGAGGCCGTGTATGGGGTCTAG GACTGATCACATATTCCGATGGATCTCATGGATTTCCCAGAAATGAAGGTTTCTTTCAAGATTGTAAATTGGTACGACGCAAACATTGTCCAGATATAGTACAAAAAGCACAGAAGATATCTATGATGGCTCGTGCTCAATGCAATTAA
- the Fbl gene encoding pantothenate kinase 3 fbl isoform X2 produces MNSQSYKNHITSKVMASNGFPDSETTAIESKNHSSPSMPWFGMDIGGTLCKLVYFEPKDITRDEADAEVEVLKNIRRYLVKNSAYGKTGHRDIHLQMDNVCIRGRHGTLHFIRFPTSEMGNFLALARSKGMASLVTIVCATGGGAYKFEKNFKQEVNMNLAKFDELDSLIRGMLYIETTNPRECYYWSHPTEDSKCQKVPYDFSEPYPFLLVNIGSGVSILAVYGPENYKRISGTSLGGGTFLGLCCLLTGCNTFEEAIELATGGDNTRVDKLVKDIYGGDYGKFDLSGDLVASRHLLACFDRVFSFGQMNSKERRNAVSKEDLAHATLVTITNNIGSIARMCAVNEKIERVVFVGNFLRVNHISMKLLAYAMDYWSKGTMKALFLEHEGYFGAVGCLLQFNGDTS; encoded by the exons ATGAATTCtcaaagttataaaaatcatataactTCAAAAGTTATGGCATCCAACGGTTTTCCTGATTCTGAGACAACAGCCATAGAGTCCAAAAATCACTCATCACCCT CAATGCCATGGTTTGGCATGGATATAGGTGGAACATTATGCAAATTAGTATACTTTGAACCAAAAGATATTACAAGGGATGAGGCTGATGCAGAGGTGGAagttttaaagaatattaggcGGTACCTAGTTAAGAATTCAGCATATGGGAAAACTGGCCACAGAGATATACATCTGCAG ATGGACAATGTTTGTATAAGGGGCAGACATGGaacattgcattttattagatttcCTACAAGTGAAATGGGAAATTTTTTAGCATTAGCAAGGTCTAAGGGTATGGCTAGTCTTGTGACAATAGTTTGTGCCACTGGTGGTGGAgcatataaatttgaaaaaaattttaaacag GaagtaaatatgaatttagCAAAATTTGATGAATTAGATAGTTTAATACGTGGCATGCTTTACATAGAGACAACGAATCCACGCGAGTGTTATTACTGGTCTCATCCTACTGAGGATAGCAAATGTCAGAAAGTTCCTTATGACTTTTCTGAACCCTATCCATTTTTG CTTGTAAATATAGGGTCAGGAGTAAGCATACTAGCAGTATATGGACCAGAGAATTATAAGAGAATCTCTGGTACAAG TCTCGGCGGTGGTACATTTTTAGGATTGTGTTGTTTATTAACTGGGTGCAATACTTTTGAAGAAGCAATAGAATTAGCAACAGGAGGTGACAATACCAGAGTGGACAAACTGGTCAAAGATATTTATGGCGGAGATTATGGAAAGTTCGATCTTTCCGGAGATCTTGTTGCAAGCAG acaTTTACTTGCATGTTTTGATCGTGTGTTCAGTTTTGGTCAGATGAATTCTAAAGAACGTCGCAATGCAGTTAGTAAGGAAGATCTTGCGCACGCTACACTTGTCAccattacaaataatattggTTCAATTGCGCGTATGTGTGCCGTGAATGAAAAAATCGAAAGG GTAGTGTTTGTGGGTAACTTCCTCAGGGTAAATCATATATCAATGAAACTTCTGGCCTATGCTATGGATTATTGGTCTAAAGGAACAATGAAAGCTTTGTTCTTGGAACACGAG GGATACTTTGGCGCAGTAGGATGTCTGCTTCAATTCAATGGAGATACAAGTTaa
- the Fbl gene encoding pantothenate kinase 3 fbl isoform X1: MNSQSYKNHITSKVMASNGFPDSETTAIESKNHSSPCELFNSMPWFGMDIGGTLCKLVYFEPKDITRDEADAEVEVLKNIRRYLVKNSAYGKTGHRDIHLQMDNVCIRGRHGTLHFIRFPTSEMGNFLALARSKGMASLVTIVCATGGGAYKFEKNFKQEVNMNLAKFDELDSLIRGMLYIETTNPRECYYWSHPTEDSKCQKVPYDFSEPYPFLLVNIGSGVSILAVYGPENYKRISGTSLGGGTFLGLCCLLTGCNTFEEAIELATGGDNTRVDKLVKDIYGGDYGKFDLSGDLVASRHLLACFDRVFSFGQMNSKERRNAVSKEDLAHATLVTITNNIGSIARMCAVNEKIERVVFVGNFLRVNHISMKLLAYAMDYWSKGTMKALFLEHEGYFGAVGCLLQFNGDTS; the protein is encoded by the exons ATGAATTCtcaaagttataaaaatcatataactTCAAAAGTTATGGCATCCAACGGTTTTCCTGATTCTGAGACAACAGCCATAGAGTCCAAAAATCACTCATCACCCTGTGAGTTATTCAACT CAATGCCATGGTTTGGCATGGATATAGGTGGAACATTATGCAAATTAGTATACTTTGAACCAAAAGATATTACAAGGGATGAGGCTGATGCAGAGGTGGAagttttaaagaatattaggcGGTACCTAGTTAAGAATTCAGCATATGGGAAAACTGGCCACAGAGATATACATCTGCAG ATGGACAATGTTTGTATAAGGGGCAGACATGGaacattgcattttattagatttcCTACAAGTGAAATGGGAAATTTTTTAGCATTAGCAAGGTCTAAGGGTATGGCTAGTCTTGTGACAATAGTTTGTGCCACTGGTGGTGGAgcatataaatttgaaaaaaattttaaacag GaagtaaatatgaatttagCAAAATTTGATGAATTAGATAGTTTAATACGTGGCATGCTTTACATAGAGACAACGAATCCACGCGAGTGTTATTACTGGTCTCATCCTACTGAGGATAGCAAATGTCAGAAAGTTCCTTATGACTTTTCTGAACCCTATCCATTTTTG CTTGTAAATATAGGGTCAGGAGTAAGCATACTAGCAGTATATGGACCAGAGAATTATAAGAGAATCTCTGGTACAAG TCTCGGCGGTGGTACATTTTTAGGATTGTGTTGTTTATTAACTGGGTGCAATACTTTTGAAGAAGCAATAGAATTAGCAACAGGAGGTGACAATACCAGAGTGGACAAACTGGTCAAAGATATTTATGGCGGAGATTATGGAAAGTTCGATCTTTCCGGAGATCTTGTTGCAAGCAG acaTTTACTTGCATGTTTTGATCGTGTGTTCAGTTTTGGTCAGATGAATTCTAAAGAACGTCGCAATGCAGTTAGTAAGGAAGATCTTGCGCACGCTACACTTGTCAccattacaaataatattggTTCAATTGCGCGTATGTGTGCCGTGAATGAAAAAATCGAAAGG GTAGTGTTTGTGGGTAACTTCCTCAGGGTAAATCATATATCAATGAAACTTCTGGCCTATGCTATGGATTATTGGTCTAAAGGAACAATGAAAGCTTTGTTCTTGGAACACGAG GGATACTTTGGCGCAGTAGGATGTCTGCTTCAATTCAATGGAGATACAAGTTaa
- the Fbl gene encoding pantothenate kinase 3 fbl isoform X3, giving the protein MNSQSYKNHITSKVMASNGFPDSETTAIESKNHSSPCELFNSMPWFGMDIGGTLCKLVYFEPKDITRDEADAEVEVLKNIRRYLVKNSAYGKTGHRDIHLQMDNVCIRGRHGTLHFIRFPTSEMGNFLALARSKGMASLVTIVCATGGGAYKFEKNFKQEVNMNLAKFDELDSLIRGMLYIETTNPRECYYWSHPTEDSKCQKVPYDFSEPYPFLLVNIGSGVSILAVYGPENYKRISGTSLGGGTFLGLCCLLTGCNTFEEAIELATGGDNTRVDKLVKDIYGGDYGKFDLSGDLVASSFGQMNSKERRNAVSKEDLAHATLVTITNNIGSIARMCAVNEKIERVVFVGNFLRVNHISMKLLAYAMDYWSKGTMKALFLEHEGYFGAVGCLLQFNGDTS; this is encoded by the exons ATGAATTCtcaaagttataaaaatcatataactTCAAAAGTTATGGCATCCAACGGTTTTCCTGATTCTGAGACAACAGCCATAGAGTCCAAAAATCACTCATCACCCTGTGAGTTATTCAACT CAATGCCATGGTTTGGCATGGATATAGGTGGAACATTATGCAAATTAGTATACTTTGAACCAAAAGATATTACAAGGGATGAGGCTGATGCAGAGGTGGAagttttaaagaatattaggcGGTACCTAGTTAAGAATTCAGCATATGGGAAAACTGGCCACAGAGATATACATCTGCAG ATGGACAATGTTTGTATAAGGGGCAGACATGGaacattgcattttattagatttcCTACAAGTGAAATGGGAAATTTTTTAGCATTAGCAAGGTCTAAGGGTATGGCTAGTCTTGTGACAATAGTTTGTGCCACTGGTGGTGGAgcatataaatttgaaaaaaattttaaacag GaagtaaatatgaatttagCAAAATTTGATGAATTAGATAGTTTAATACGTGGCATGCTTTACATAGAGACAACGAATCCACGCGAGTGTTATTACTGGTCTCATCCTACTGAGGATAGCAAATGTCAGAAAGTTCCTTATGACTTTTCTGAACCCTATCCATTTTTG CTTGTAAATATAGGGTCAGGAGTAAGCATACTAGCAGTATATGGACCAGAGAATTATAAGAGAATCTCTGGTACAAG TCTCGGCGGTGGTACATTTTTAGGATTGTGTTGTTTATTAACTGGGTGCAATACTTTTGAAGAAGCAATAGAATTAGCAACAGGAGGTGACAATACCAGAGTGGACAAACTGGTCAAAGATATTTATGGCGGAGATTATGGAAAGTTCGATCTTTCCGGAGATCTTGTTGCAAGCAG TTTTGGTCAGATGAATTCTAAAGAACGTCGCAATGCAGTTAGTAAGGAAGATCTTGCGCACGCTACACTTGTCAccattacaaataatattggTTCAATTGCGCGTATGTGTGCCGTGAATGAAAAAATCGAAAGG GTAGTGTTTGTGGGTAACTTCCTCAGGGTAAATCATATATCAATGAAACTTCTGGCCTATGCTATGGATTATTGGTCTAAAGGAACAATGAAAGCTTTGTTCTTGGAACACGAG GGATACTTTGGCGCAGTAGGATGTCTGCTTCAATTCAATGGAGATACAAGTTaa
- the Gas8 gene encoding growth arrest specific protein 8: MGPKKAKAPDNVDGADTTKMNREQLEVYAHKILEELEREREERNYFQLERDKLRTFWEITRHQLEEAQATIRNTEREKEEITDTHEAELKLYKQKVKHLIYEHQTNLSETKADHMVALKLAQDDYVAQENELYKDKKDLKKTIKEQDLAHLNEIRALKLQNAEEIDKITKQFETEAAEMEQKYEQKLANQYESLTLKHRMEITEVEERKNIQINNLIKNHETAFSEMKTYFNDITLNNLSLIKSMKDQMEVMRNNEERMKKQVRELTAENKKYSSDLKNLENSVAQLTHQLQNYEKDKQALISTKKRLAIVQKDFENLRWENEVLELRFDKCQSERDELQSRFVSSILELQQKTGLKNVLLEKKLEKLSDLLEQREAQISEVLAAAQLDPEAVLHANKKLENMLTRKNTAIQDLQYELAKVCKAHDDLLRTYEAKLQEYGIPKSELGFQPLKIKSVSSKLGLGPAGLVTINR; encoded by the exons atg gGGCCTAAAAAAGCAAAAGCACCTGACAATGTTGATGGTGCTGatacaacaaaaatgaatagagaACAACTGGAGGTGTATGCTCACAAAATACTTGAAGAGTTGGAAcgggagagagaagaaagaaattattttcagcttgAAAGGGATAAGCTTCGGACTTTTTGGGAAATCACACGACATCAATTGGAAGAGGCTCAAGCGACTATTAG AAACACAGAACGTGAGAAGGAAGAAATAACTGATACGCATGAGGCTGAGCTGAAATTGTACAAGCAGAAAGTGAAACACTTAATCTATGAACATCAAACCAATTTGTCAGAAACTAAAGCAGACCACATGGTTGCATTAAAATTGGCACAAGACGATTACGTAGCTCAAGAGAATGAATTGTATAAAGACAAAAAGGATCTAaagaagacaataaaagaGCAAGACTTAGCACATCTAAATGAGATACGCGCACTAAAATTG caaAATGCGGAGGAGATAGATAAGATaacgaaacaatttgaaaCTGAAGCCGCGGAAATGGAGCAGAAATATGAGCAAAAGTTAGCAAATCAATACGAGTCTCTTACTCTGAAACATCGTATGGAAATAACTGAAgtagaagagagaaagaatatacaaattaataatttaatcaaaaatcaCGAAACAGCGTTCTCAGAAATGAAAACTTACTTCAATGACATTACTCTGAACAATCtgtctttaattaaaagtatgaAG GATCAAATGGAAGTAATGAGAAACAATGAAGAGCGGATGAAGAAACAGGTGCGAGAACTGACCGCagagaacaaaaaatattctagCGACTTGAAAAATCTTGAAAACTCAGTGGCACAATTAACTCACCAACTTCAAAACTATGAGAAGGATAAACAAGCATTAATT TCTACTAAGAAGAGGCTGGCGATTGTTCAAAAAGATTTTGAAAATCTGAGATGGGAAAACGAAGTACTGGAACTACGTTTCGACAAG TGTCAGTCTGAAAGGGACGAGTTACAATCAAGATTTGTTTCGTCTATACTTGAACTTCAACAGAAGACAGGTCTAAAGAACGTACTTTTAGAAAagaaacttgaaaaattatctgatTTGTTAGAACAACGCGAGGCACAAATTAGTGAGGTACTTGCTGCTGCTCAATTAGATCCAGAAGCTGTCCTACATGCTAATAAGAAATTAGAG aaCATGCTGACTAGAAAAAACACTGCAATACAAGATCTTCAGTATGAATTAGCAAAAGTTTGCAAAGCGCACGATGACCTATTAAGGACATACGAAGCAAAGTTACAGGAGTATGGAATTCCTAAAAGCGAGCTTGGCTTTCAGcccttaaaaataaaatcagtaaGTTCAAAATTAGGTCTAGGACCTGCTGGACTAGTTACTATAAATCGctag
- the LOC144478669 gene encoding galactoside alpha-(1,2)-fucosyltransferase 1, whose product MSHAQQHVLASAIVLALIVVFGIHVFLFPMYTSNPPARHIKISTYEQALCRTTLKNIRIPPEWRNPCPKNGINGIVSAVQGGRLGNQIWEYVSVWATARQTGLEPFMPRCILRTLEEYFENLSIPPLSYIGRCSLDVSQVVNSLGQWNNTEQNIIIPRHAAYWSLILVWLDDVRREFTFKPNLRIYAERVLKEIGEEFNLPEPTFVSIHVRRTDYIDYLWQKLKIRPAPVSYYFAAMDYFVGKYSNVVFVVTSDNIVWCKYNLHSKRHRIKFVSDVDARGPGKDLAVLSACNHSIIDYGTYGSFGAILAAGETVVYNVTTYFSTLIAEVLPNWKIMS is encoded by the exons ATGAGTCACGCTCAACAGCATGTACTTGCAAGTGCAATAGTTCTTGCTCTCATAGTGGTCTTCGGCATCCATGTCTTCCTGTTTCCTATGTACACATCCAACCCACCAGCTCGTCATATTAAGATCTCTACTTATGAACAAGCTCTTTGTCGTACCACATTAAAGAATATCAGAATACCACCAGAATGGAGAAATCCATGTCCGAAGAATGGAATAAATGGAATAGTTTCTGCAGTCCAAGGTGGCAGGCTTGGCAATCAAATTTGGGAGTATGTTTCGGTGTGGGCAACCGCCAGACAGACTGGCCTAGAACCGTTCATGCCACGCTGTATACTAAGAACTCTAGAAGAGTACTTTGAAAATCTTAGTATCCCACCACTTAGTTACATTGGGAGATGCAGTCTAGATGTTAGCCAAGTCGTTAATTCTCTGGGACAATGGAATAATACGGAGCAGAATATCATAATACCAAG ACATGCAGCATACTGGTCCCTCATTTTGGTGTGGTTGGATGATGTACGAAGAGAATTTACGTTTAAGCCAAATTTGAGAATTTATGCAGAAAGAGTACTAAAAGAAATAGGCGAAGAATTCAACTTGCCTGAACCAACGTTCGTAAGCATACACGTAAGAAGGACAGACTACATAGACTATTTGTggcagaaattgaaaattagacCTGCTCCCGTTAGCTACTATTTCGCGGCAATGGATTATTTTGTTGGCAAGTATAGTAATGTAGTTTTTGTAGTAACTAGTGATAATATAGTTTGGTGCAAGTACAATTTGCATAGTAAACGACATAGAATCAAATTCGTATCTGACGTGGATGCGAGAGGTCCTGGCAAAGACCTGGCGGTTTTATCAGCATGTAATCACAGTATTATAGATTATGGTACATATGGTTCATTTGGAGCGATTTTGGCTGCTGGTGAAACTGTGGTGTACAATGTAACAACATACTTTTCTACATTGATTGCTGAAGTTTTGCCGAACTGGAAAATAATGAGTTGA